One window of Pyrus communis chromosome 12, drPyrComm1.1, whole genome shotgun sequence genomic DNA carries:
- the LOC137711670 gene encoding ent-kaurenoic acid oxidase 2-like, producing the protein MEFLGFWGFVFTASVGGFGALLLILKKANEWLFVRKLGENKHTLPPGDLGWPFIGNTLSFIKALKSDHPESFISNHVKRFGSTGIYKACLFGKPTIIVTTAETCKQVLMDSLQFKTGWPKSTSELMGRKSFLGLSEEEHKRLRKLTAAPISGHKALSIYHEYIKDVIVSSLDELAEAEKPVEFLTEIRKITFRIIMFIFLSCEVGTPLETMEKEYAIMNHGLRAMAINLPGFAFHKALKARKRMVKIIQGILDGRRARNEAQISRERTDMTDMLMETEDENGNKLDDEEIIDIILMYLNAGHESTAHATLWATLFLHENPEYYQKAKAEQLEILKTASPEEGLNFKGTKQMEYLSKVIDETLRIVNVSLYSYREAATDVKVSGYTIPRGWKVMMWYRGVHLNPEYYPDPKKFNPSRWNGSNAKAGSFIPFGIGSRLCPGSDLTKLEITIFLHYFLLNYELERLNPAIGVSYLPHPRPKDNCLAKVKKLSSSSI; encoded by the exons ATGGAGTTTTTGGGTTTCTGGGGTTTTGTTTTCACAGCTTCAGTTGGTGGATTTGGTGCTCTACTTTTGATCCTAAAGAAAGCAAACGAATGGCTGTTCGTGagaaaattgggtgaaaacAAGCACACTCTACCTCCGGGTGACCTGGGCTGGCCTTTCATTGGCAACACCTTGTCGTTCATCAAAGCTCTAAAATCCGATCATCCGGAGTCGTTCATCTCCAATCATGTCAAAAG GTTTGGCAGCACTGGAATTTACAAGGCCTGTTTGTTTGGAAAGCCAACCATAATTGTAACAACAGCTGAAACATGCAAGCAGGTGCTGATGGATAGTTTACAATTCAAGACCGGTTGGCCAAAATCAACGTCGGAATTAATGGGAAGGAAATCATTTTTGGGCCTATCTGAAGAGGAACACAAGCGCCTTCGCAAGCTGACAGCCGCCCCAATCAGTGGTCACAAGGCACTGTCTATTTACCATGAGTATATAAAGGATGTCATAGTCAGTTCGTTGGATGAATTGGCGGAAGCAGAGAAGCCCGTTGAGTTCTTGACTGAGATTAGGAAGATCACATTCAGAATAATCATGTTCATTTTCTTGAGTTGTGAGGTTGGTACACCGTTGGAAACCATGGAAAAGGAATATGCTATTATGAACCATGGTCTAAGGGCCATGGCCATTAACCTTCCTGGCTTTGCTTTTCATAAAGCCCTCAAG GCTAGAAAAAGGATGGTTAAGATTATTCAAGGTATTTTAGACGGAAGGCGGGCAAGAAACGAAGCTCAGATTTCAAGGGAAAGAACAGATATGACGGACATGTTAATGGAAACCGAAGACGAAAATGGTAACAAAttagatgatgaagagattATAGACATAATCCTCATGTACTTAAACGCTGGTCATGAATCTACAGCCCATGCCACTTTGTGGGCTACTCTCTTCTTACATGAAAATCCAGAATACTACCAAAAAGCCAAG GCAGAACAACTGGAGATTCTGAAAACGGCATCACCAGAAGAAGGATTGAACTTTAAAGGAACTAAACAGATGGAATATCTTTCCAAG GTAATCGATGAAACGCTGCGCATTGTTAACGTCTCATTGTATAGCTACCGAGAGGCTGCTACTGATGTCAAAGTCTCTG GTTACACAATACCAAGGGGCTGGAAGGTAATGATGTGGTATAGAGGTGTCCATTTGAACCCAGAATATTATCCAGATCCAAAGAAGTTTAATCCCTCAAGATGGAAT GGAAGTAATGCCAAGGCAGGGAGTTTCATTCCCTTTGGAATAGGAAGTAGGCTATGCCCTGGAAGTGATTTGACCAAGCTTGAAATTACTATTTTTCTTCACTATTTTCTCCTTAATTATGA GCTTGAACGTCTCAATCCGGCAATTGGAGTGAGTTATTTACCCCATCCAAGACCCAAAGACAATTGCCTTGCAAAAGTTAAGAAGCTTTCATCATCATCCATATAA